Part of the Drosophila santomea strain STO CAGO 1482 chromosome 2L, Prin_Dsan_1.1, whole genome shotgun sequence genome is shown below.
TTTCATCTCACTTTATCTGCTCGGTTGGAATGGATAGGAGGGGAGAGGAGTGGAGAGGAGATGTCAAAGATAGAGCGATTATCAGATACTTTTATATTTAGCACGCTTCTATCTGGATGGATGTGGGATATCAGGGGCAAACACAAACATGTTGTAAAACAAAATACGTAAGCAAAGTTGTCCCAGACTCCGGCATTCGTTTTCGTTTATCAGCTGTGAGTTCAGGGAGCCTCAACCAGAAGCTAAATCAAAGCTCTATTCTGTTCCTAGATTGCGTACCATTTACCGAGTATGAATGCAGCTGAGGGATTTGAAGAAAATTATCAGATACTTGGACTTGGCCAGTGGTTGCATTTAGTGTGTAGTACAAAGTACATAGCCGCGACCTTTAGTCCAAGCTATCATCGTCCGACTGGCAAATAAAGTAGCTCAATCCTTCACATTTATTGTCGTACATGAGTCCGTCTAACAGATCGACGCAGTGCTGATTGCCGCTGAAGTTATTGGGCTGACCCGCTCTCCACTTGAAGAAGTTGGGCCTCTTGCCTGAGGCTGAGGACCTGAAGTCCCCCTCCCTCGCCAGATCGGTGATGCCCAGCCAGTAGTGTCGCTCCTTGTTGAGCTTGGCCTTGAGGGAAGCCAGCTCCTCCGCACTGCGAATGGTGGCCAGTTGAGCGCCCATCTGCAGACAGCAGCTGCCCGCCGAGGTCCAGTTCCTTCGCGTTTCGTCCTCGATGTAGAAGTACCTCGAACCGATCAGCTCGAACTTGGGCGGAACTATTTTCCTATCGAACTTGGTGAGTATCCGCAACAGCGCCGCCTGCTGACTTTCCAGCCTGTCCAGCCTCGACCCAATGTCCTTCGCAAAGCCCTCCTGCAGGACCTTCTGCCTGTAGTGCATCGCCGTCTGCAGAGCCTCGATCCTGCCCAGTCTCGCCTCCGTTTCGTTAGCTTGCAGAATACTAGAGGTCCACTCGTCCTGGTGCCTGGCAATATGATCCAGCATGGGGCTCAGTACTGTGAGGCAAAACTCGCCACACTGTTGCGGCGCGTTCTGCAGCAGGCACACTGACTGCGTTGCAGCTGAAGAAACGCGCGCGTGGCAGGCAAAAAACACAAGTAGCAGCGAAATACTGAGCTTCTGCATATTCTGTATATCCGCAAACAACGAACACTGAACGCTTGCCCCTGCGCGCTTAAGTACTACCCGCCAAAATGAGTACGAGGTGGTCTAATTTGAATATTGCTTTATATGGCATGCATTTGGTTAATTCTGTGTTAATCAATTCAACCCAataagtgtgtgcgtgtttatGCGAAAA
Proteins encoded:
- the LOC120458799 gene encoding accessory gland protein Acp29AB-like, which translates into the protein MQKLSISLLLVFFACHARVSSAATQSVCLLQNAPQQCGEFCLTVLSPMLDHIARHQDEWTSSILQANETEARLGRIEALQTAMHYRQKVLQEGFAKDIGSRLDRLESQQAALLRILTKFDRKIVPPKFELIGSRYFYIEDETRRNWTSAGSCCLQMGAQLATIRSAEELASLKAKLNKERHYWLGITDLAREGDFRSSASGKRPNFFKWRAGQPNNFSGNQHCVDLLDGLMYDNKCEGLSYFICQSDDDSLD